From the Aquirufa lenticrescens genome, the window ATACGACAGCTGCAACGGGTAAAGGTTTTGCTATTGCTTCTGCAGCTTTGACTTCATTAGCTTTATTTGCAGCGTTCGTAGGTATTGCTGGTATTAGCCACATCGATATTTATAAAGCAGATGTTTTAGCCGGTTTATTTGTAGGTGGAATGATTCCATTTATCTTCTCTGCTTTATGCATCTCAGCAGTAGGTAAAGCAGCGATGGAAATGGTGAACGAGGTTCGTCGTCAATTCCGTGAGATTCCAGGTATCATGGAATACAAAGCGAAACCAGAATACGAGAAGTGTGTAGCTATTTCAACTGAAGCTTCTATTCGCCAAATGATCCTACCAGGTGCAATTGCTTTGATTGTTCCGGTTTTAGTAGGATTTACAATGGGACCAGAAGTATTAGGAGGCCTGTTAGCAGGTGTAACGGTTTCAGGTGTATTGATGGGTATTTTCCAATCGAATGCAGGTGGAGCTTGGGATAATGCTAAGAAGTCATTTGAGAAAGGTGTGTTGATCGATGGTCAAACGTATAAGAAAGGTTCTGAGCCTCATAAAGCGGCTGTGACGGGTGATACCGTGGGTGATCCATTCAAAGATACATCAGGTCCATCTATGAACATCTTGATTAAATTGATGTCCATCGTTTCATTAGTGATTGCCCCTTACATTCACGTAGGAGATAACGATCACGCGTCTGCAACGAAGATGGAGAAAGCTCCTATCGTGAAAGCGATCGTGGCGAAGAAATAGTCTTCTATTTTATTAGGCATAAAAAAAGCCCCGCAATTGCGGGGCTTTTTCTTTATCTATCAATCTGTGAAATCCTTGGAAGTAATTAAGCAGTTAATTTACCTCTTAATGCTCTTGGGATATCGATTGTTGCTACTGGGTTAGACATTGGATTTAAGATCTCACATCCTTCCACAGCTAATTTATTTACTTTAACAGTTTGACCTAAGTCTAAACCAGAAATATCAACTGTTACGAAATCAGGAATGTTTTCTGCTTGACCACGTAAAGTTACTTTACGTAATTTTTGCACCATTTTACCCCCTTTGATAACACCCGGAGAATTTCCAGTTACTTTAATAGGCACAGCAATCTTGATTGCTTTTCCTTTTTGAATTTCCAAGAAGTCTACGTGGTAGATCATCTCGTTTACTGGGTGGAACTGTGCATCTTGTAAGATCGCACGGTATTTCGTACCCTCAATGTTTAATTCAACTTCGTACACATCCGCAGAATATAATAATTCACGGAAAAGGATCATTGGAACAGCAAAGTGAACTTGCTCAGAACCACCGTATAATACACATGGTGCCATTGCTTCGTTACGTAAATCATTTGCGCTCTTCGTACCGAGATTCGCTCTTTTAAACCCTACAATCTCTAATTTTTTCATCTTGTTTTTGTTAATGCTTCTAGTCTTTCGCACATTGGCTATCCCCTAGAAACGGTTGAAATTAATATTTAATAAATAATGAACTGATAGATTCGTGATCACGGATACGACCAATCGCCTTTGCAAAAAGCTCTGCTACTGAAAGTACCTTAATTTTGTCACAAGTTTGTTTTTGAGGAATCGTATCTGTCACTAATAATTCTGTCAAAACAGAATTAGAAATGTTCTCATACGCCTTTCCTGATAAAACCGGGTGAGTGACAACCGCCCTTACTGAATTTGCTCCTTTGTCCATAATTAATTGAGCCGCTTTGCACAAGGTGCCACCGGTATCAATTAAGTCATCGACTAAGACTACATCTGCACCTTTAACGTCTCCAATTAATTGCATCGAAGCAATTTCATTAGCACGTTTACGGTGCTTATCGCAAATAACCATCTCCGCATTGAAGAATTTAGCCATGTTGCGTGTACGAACAACGCCTCCCACATCGGGTGATGCGAAAAGGATGTTCTCTAGATTTAAAGATTTCAAATACGGAACGAAGA encodes:
- a CDS encoding 50S ribosomal protein L25/general stress protein Ctc; protein product: MKKLEIVGFKRANLGTKSANDLRNEAMAPCVLYGGSEQVHFAVPMILFRELLYSADVYEVELNIEGTKYRAILQDAQFHPVNEMIYHVDFLEIQKGKAIKIAVPIKVTGNSPGVIKGGKMVQKLRKVTLRGQAENIPDFVTVDISGLDLGQTVKVNKLAVEGCEILNPMSNPVATIDIPRALRGKLTA
- a CDS encoding ribose-phosphate pyrophosphokinase, with product MAAINAVKIFSGSASNYLAKDIAKYYGKDLGAVTTLKFSDGEMSPSFDESVRGCDVFIIQSTFPSADNLMELLLMIDAARRASAHYVTAVIPYFGYSRQDRKDRPRVGIGAKLIGNLLTAAGADRLMTIDLHAGQIQGFMDFPVDHLEGNAIFVPYLKSLNLENILFASPDVGGVVRTRNMAKFFNAEMVICDKHRKRANEIASMQLIGDVKGADVVLVDDLIDTGGTLCKAAQLIMDKGANSVRAVVTHPVLSGKAYENISNSVLTELLVTDTIPQKQTCDKIKVLSVAELFAKAIGRIRDHESISSLFIKY